A genome region from Streptomyces sp. NBC_01296 includes the following:
- a CDS encoding phosphoribosyltransferase encodes MDAVWSGTWVADRLGVRLEEAGDPGSPRLEGLLGLALRRNPKRAHLLVSQVLGKHVPQSPEAVYAAGHGLGERVRALLGDDAASAVVLGYAETATGLGHCVADGLGAAPYLHSTRRPVPGVEPAGGFEEAHSHATSHLLLPQDPKLLAGSGPLVLVDDEFSTGNTVLNTIRDLHARHPRGHYVVVALVDMRSPADRDRLTAFAAELGARVDLIALASGTVHLPEGVLAKGQALVEQYEEQGAGSSAAAPAPAAAPVGQVVLDWPDGVPDGGRHGFTPEHRARLEAALPALARQLADALGAEPGKVLVLGNEELMYAPLRLARALEESGAAAEVRFSTTTRSPVLAVDDPGYAIRTRLVFPAHDLPADGPGDRYAYNVAGAGFDTVVAVVDSHGDTGALHAPDGLLARLAAHAGRVLLAVIPSYTPDVSSNRREPIMPEPILPEPLRGPAFSSYAAEDCGWLLQDLSDVALEAPTEEREEAIQAGGAHYAESLPVEYQPSPQYQELYRSALAASAARMARAVGTVTETVLAERSPSPVLVSLARAGTPVGVLMRRWAQARHGLDLPHYAVSIVRGRGIDPNALRWLAAHHDPADVVFVDGWTGKGAITRELSAALREFPGFDPEIVVLADPGSCVRTYGTREDFLIPSACLNSTVSGLISRTVLRSDLVGPADFHGAKFYRELAGADVSTGFIDAVAARFDEVAETVDAEVKELLAADRTPTWEGWAAVERISEEYGIHDVNLVKPGVGETTRVLLRRVPWKILAQRGAGADLDHVRLLAEQRGVPVEEVDGLPYTCVGLIHPRFTRGATGADGKAVASK; translated from the coding sequence CGACGCGGTGTGGTCGGGAACCTGGGTCGCGGACCGGCTGGGCGTACGCCTGGAGGAGGCCGGCGACCCGGGATCGCCACGGCTGGAGGGGCTGCTCGGGCTGGCGCTGCGGCGCAACCCGAAGCGGGCCCACCTGCTGGTCTCGCAGGTGCTGGGCAAGCACGTCCCGCAGTCCCCGGAGGCCGTCTACGCCGCCGGACACGGACTCGGCGAGCGGGTCCGCGCCCTGCTGGGCGACGATGCCGCCTCCGCGGTGGTCCTCGGGTACGCCGAGACCGCGACGGGGCTGGGCCACTGCGTGGCCGACGGCCTCGGGGCGGCCCCCTACCTGCATTCCACCCGCCGCCCCGTGCCGGGTGTGGAGCCCGCCGGCGGGTTCGAGGAGGCCCACTCGCACGCCACCTCGCACCTGCTGCTGCCGCAGGACCCGAAGCTGCTGGCCGGCAGCGGGCCGCTGGTCCTCGTCGACGACGAGTTCTCCACCGGCAACACGGTCCTGAACACCATCCGCGACCTGCACGCCCGCCACCCCCGCGGGCACTACGTGGTCGTCGCCCTCGTCGACATGCGCTCCCCGGCCGACCGCGACCGGCTCACCGCCTTCGCCGCCGAGCTCGGCGCGCGCGTCGACCTGATAGCCCTGGCCTCCGGCACGGTGCACCTCCCCGAGGGGGTCCTGGCCAAGGGGCAGGCGCTGGTCGAGCAGTACGAGGAGCAAGGCGCGGGCTCTTCCGCGGCCGCTCCGGCTCCGGCCGCCGCCCCGGTCGGGCAGGTCGTACTGGACTGGCCCGACGGGGTCCCCGACGGCGGTCGGCACGGGTTCACCCCCGAGCACCGGGCCCGGCTCGAGGCCGCCCTGCCCGCGCTGGCCCGGCAGCTCGCCGACGCACTCGGAGCCGAGCCCGGGAAGGTCCTCGTACTCGGCAACGAGGAGCTGATGTACGCGCCGCTGCGCCTCGCGCGGGCCCTGGAGGAGTCGGGCGCCGCGGCCGAGGTCCGGTTCTCGACCACCACCCGCTCGCCCGTGCTCGCCGTCGACGACCCCGGCTACGCCATCCGCACCCGGCTCGTCTTCCCCGCCCACGACCTTCCCGCCGACGGGCCCGGCGACCGGTACGCGTACAACGTCGCGGGCGCCGGCTTCGACACCGTCGTCGCCGTCGTCGACAGCCACGGGGACACCGGCGCGCTGCACGCCCCCGACGGGCTCCTCGCGCGCCTGGCCGCGCACGCGGGCCGGGTCCTGCTCGCGGTGATCCCCTCGTACACCCCCGACGTTTCCTCCAACCGGCGGGAGCCGATCATGCCCGAGCCGATCCTGCCCGAGCCCCTGCGCGGACCCGCCTTCTCCTCGTACGCCGCCGAGGACTGCGGCTGGCTGCTCCAGGACCTCTCCGACGTGGCGCTCGAGGCCCCGACCGAGGAGCGCGAGGAGGCCATCCAGGCGGGCGGTGCGCACTACGCCGAATCGCTGCCCGTCGAGTACCAGCCGTCCCCCCAGTACCAGGAGCTGTACCGGAGCGCGCTGGCCGCGTCCGCCGCCCGCATGGCCCGGGCCGTCGGCACGGTCACCGAGACGGTCCTCGCCGAGCGGTCCCCCTCACCGGTCCTCGTCTCGCTCGCCCGCGCCGGCACCCCCGTCGGCGTCCTCATGCGCCGCTGGGCCCAGGCCCGGCACGGCCTGGACCTGCCGCACTACGCCGTCTCCATCGTGCGCGGCCGCGGCATCGACCCCAACGCGCTGCGCTGGCTGGCCGCCCACCACGACCCCGCCGACGTGGTCTTCGTGGACGGCTGGACGGGCAAGGGCGCCATCACGCGCGAGCTGTCGGCGGCTCTTCGGGAGTTCCCGGGCTTCGATCCGGAGATCGTGGTCCTCGCCGATCCGGGCTCCTGCGTGCGCACGTACGGCACCCGCGAGGACTTCCTGATCCCCTCCGCCTGCCTCAACTCCACCGTTTCCGGACTGATCTCGCGTACGGTGCTCAGGTCCGATCTGGTCGGGCCCGCCGACTTCCACGGCGCGAAGTTCTACCGCGAGCTCGCCGGAGCCGATGTCTCCACCGGCTTCATCGACGCCGTCGCCGCCCGCTTCGACGAGGTGGCCGAGACCGTCGACGCCGAGGTCAAGGAGCTCCTCGCCGCGGACCGCACACCCACCTGGGAAGGCTGGGCGGCGGTCGAGCGGATCAGCGAGGAGTACGGCATCCACGACGTGAACCTGGTCAAGCCCGGCGTCGGCGAGACGACGCGGGTGCTGCTGCGGCGCGTGCCGTGGAAGATCCTGGCGCAGCGCGGCGCCGGGGCCGACCTGGACCACGTACGGCTGCTCGCCGAGCAGCGGGGCGTGCCGGTGGAAGAGGTCGACGGGCTGCCTTACACGTGTGTAGGACTCATCCATCCCCGTTTCACGCGCGGCGCCACGGGCGCCGACGGAAAGGCTGTGGCCTCCAAGTGA
- a CDS encoding HAD family hydrolase: MTVLVASDLDRTLIYSAAALGLTMPDPVAPRLLCVEVHESKPLSFMTEAAAVLLAELTADPAVVFVPTTTRTRKQYQRIRFPGRPAQYAICANGGQLLVDGVPDRDWRRQVAARLAEECAPLEEVHGHLLATADPAWLRKARVAEDLFAYLVVERALVPEEWVKALAEWADGRGWTVSLQGRKIYAVPRPLTKSAAMHEVARRTGASTTLAAGDSLLDADLLLAADAAWRPGHGELADAGWTAPTVTPLATAGVLAGEEIVRAFARAVAQEGVRPGGELGTLGA, translated from the coding sequence GTGACTGTCCTGGTAGCCAGTGATCTCGACCGCACGCTCATCTACTCGGCGGCCGCGCTCGGCCTGACCATGCCCGACCCGGTGGCCCCGCGGCTGCTGTGCGTCGAGGTGCACGAGAGCAAGCCGCTGTCGTTCATGACGGAGGCGGCCGCGGTGCTGCTGGCCGAGCTGACCGCCGATCCCGCGGTGGTCTTCGTCCCGACCACGACCCGTACGCGCAAGCAGTACCAGCGCATCCGCTTCCCCGGGCGCCCGGCGCAGTACGCGATCTGCGCCAACGGCGGGCAGCTGCTGGTCGACGGGGTCCCGGACCGGGACTGGCGGCGCCAGGTGGCGGCGCGGCTTGCGGAGGAGTGCGCCCCGCTGGAGGAGGTGCACGGGCACCTGCTGGCCACGGCGGACCCGGCGTGGCTGCGCAAGGCGCGGGTCGCGGAGGACCTGTTCGCGTACCTGGTCGTCGAACGCGCCCTGGTCCCGGAGGAGTGGGTCAAGGCGCTGGCGGAATGGGCCGACGGGCGCGGCTGGACGGTCTCCCTCCAGGGCCGCAAGATCTACGCCGTGCCGCGCCCGCTGACGAAGAGCGCGGCCATGCACGAGGTGGCCCGCCGTACCGGTGCGTCCACGACCCTCGCCGCCGGCGACTCCCTGCTGGACGCGGACCTGCTGCTCGCGGCGGACGCGGCCTGGCGCCCGGGCCACGGCGAGCTGGCCGACGCGGGCTGGACCGCACCGACGGTCACGCCCCTGGCCACGGCGGGCGTCCTGGCGGGCGAGGAAATCGTGCGCGCCTTCGCCCGGGCGGTTGCCCAGGAGGGGGTCCGGCCGGGCGGTGAACTCGGCACACTGGGTGCATGA
- a CDS encoding O-methyltransferase: MTKGNSTKITDELYRYMLDHNPPLDEIQRGLVATTYGKFPDVAGMQSAEEQGPLLAFLVRLTGARHIVEIGTFTGFSTLSMAQALPADGRLVACDVSEEWTAYGREAWEAAGVADRIDLRIAPALDTLRAMPQEPHIDMAYVDADKESQIAYWEELVPRLRPGGLIVTDNTLYHGTVLDESAQGAAAGVRAYNDHVAADSRMESVLLAISDGITLSRKRR, from the coding sequence ATGACCAAGGGCAACAGCACCAAGATCACTGACGAGCTGTACCGCTACATGCTCGACCACAACCCCCCACTGGACGAGATCCAGCGGGGGCTGGTGGCGACGACGTACGGGAAGTTCCCGGACGTGGCCGGCATGCAGTCGGCGGAGGAGCAGGGCCCGCTGCTGGCCTTCCTGGTCCGGCTGACGGGCGCCCGGCACATCGTCGAGATCGGCACCTTCACCGGTTTCTCGACCCTGTCGATGGCGCAGGCACTGCCGGCGGACGGCAGGCTCGTCGCCTGCGACGTCTCGGAGGAGTGGACCGCGTACGGCCGTGAGGCGTGGGAGGCGGCGGGCGTCGCCGACCGGATCGACCTGCGCATCGCCCCGGCGCTGGACACCCTGCGCGCCATGCCGCAGGAGCCGCACATCGACATGGCGTACGTGGACGCGGACAAGGAAAGCCAGATCGCGTACTGGGAGGAGCTCGTTCCGCGGCTGCGCCCGGGCGGGCTGATCGTCACGGACAACACGCTGTACCACGGCACGGTCCTGGACGAGTCCGCCCAGGGCGCGGCGGCGGGGGTGCGCGCCTACAACGACCACGTCGCGGCCGACTCGCGCATGGAGTCGGTCCTGCTGGCGATCTCGGACGGCATCACCCTGTCGCGCAAGCGCCGGTAG
- a CDS encoding FmdB family zinc ribbon protein, translating to MPRYEFRCRTCDDTFEVSRPMAESSAPADCPAGHADTVKLLSAVAVGGTSSAPAPSGGGCCGGGGCC from the coding sequence ATGCCTCGTTACGAATTCCGCTGCCGGACCTGCGACGACACCTTTGAGGTCAGCCGGCCCATGGCCGAGTCGTCCGCTCCCGCCGACTGCCCCGCCGGGCACGCCGACACCGTCAAGCTGCTGTCCGCCGTCGCCGTGGGCGGGACCAGCAGCGCCCCCGCCCCCTCCGGCGGGGGCTGCTGCGGCGGTGGGGGCTGCTGCTGA
- a CDS encoding DUF4383 domain-containing protein — protein MAAHVSHTSRASGAPRASAPPVTAPHAAYGCHEPHEHYAPYVSHAPIELPAPHVPYLVRRVAHPVNARLDEHLPSDHKLSKVYRVGAGLTGLLLVVFGILGLIDQIGFFDTGGDRVLALNTNGALSVLSICIGLLLFVGMVIGGNFASTLNIVLGLAFIASGFVNLALLDTGLNFLAFQIQNVLFSFVVGVMLMWFGMYGRVGSALPHDNPYWRARNPEQAAREDRARAAALHGI, from the coding sequence ATGGCTGCCCACGTTTCGCATACGTCTCGTGCGTCCGGCGCACCCCGCGCGAGCGCACCCCCCGTGACCGCACCGCACGCGGCCTACGGGTGTCACGAACCCCATGAGCACTACGCGCCGTACGTGTCCCATGCGCCGATCGAGCTCCCCGCACCGCACGTCCCCTATCTGGTGCGGCGCGTCGCGCATCCCGTCAATGCCCGGCTCGACGAGCACCTGCCCTCCGACCACAAGCTCAGCAAGGTGTACCGGGTGGGCGCAGGCCTGACGGGTCTGCTGCTGGTCGTCTTCGGGATCCTCGGGCTCATCGACCAGATCGGCTTCTTCGACACCGGCGGCGACCGGGTGCTCGCGCTGAACACCAACGGCGCGCTGAGCGTCCTGTCGATCTGCATCGGGCTGCTGCTCTTCGTCGGGATGGTGATCGGCGGGAACTTCGCCTCCACCCTCAACATCGTGCTGGGGCTGGCCTTCATTGCCAGCGGGTTCGTGAACCTGGCCCTGCTGGACACCGGCCTCAACTTCCTGGCCTTCCAGATCCAGAACGTGCTGTTCAGCTTCGTCGTCGGCGTGATGCTGATGTGGTTCGGGATGTACGGGCGGGTGGGCAGCGCCCTGCCGCACGACAATCCGTACTGGCGCGCCCGCAACCCCGAGCAGGCCGCACGCGAGGACCGGGCACGCGCCGCCGCCCTGCACGGGATCTGA
- a CDS encoding TRADD-N-associated membrane domain-containing protein — protein sequence MGEWVVGGVALLAVVAGGVAYVALDRMARDGFERRRDDERARLLARVAGPAEVGGDPKYADVGGMPAGREGHGDAEFTTVLVEYYAYGLTQARSSFATSQRFAGAGAAILLLGVALAVWKAESSGDLYLGVVMSSVGVVVTLVGQLFHRRADIALRHMADQTASLREDRRAAAAMQQAVELLDEVADPVLRARLQAGLIMKLSGAELPQ from the coding sequence ATGGGCGAGTGGGTGGTGGGGGGTGTCGCGTTGCTGGCAGTCGTGGCCGGCGGCGTGGCGTACGTCGCTTTGGACCGCATGGCTAGAGACGGGTTCGAGCGGCGGCGGGATGATGAGCGGGCGCGGTTGCTGGCGCGGGTGGCGGGGCCAGCGGAGGTTGGGGGGGATCCGAAGTACGCCGATGTCGGGGGGATGCCGGCCGGGCGGGAGGGGCACGGGGACGCCGAGTTCACCACCGTGCTCGTGGAGTACTACGCGTACGGGCTGACGCAGGCGCGCAGCAGCTTCGCCACCAGCCAGCGGTTTGCCGGGGCCGGCGCCGCCATACTGCTGCTCGGGGTGGCGCTGGCCGTGTGGAAGGCCGAGAGCAGTGGGGATCTCTACCTCGGCGTGGTCATGAGCTCGGTCGGCGTCGTCGTCACGCTCGTCGGGCAGCTGTTTCACCGGCGGGCCGACATCGCGCTCAGGCACATGGCCGATCAGACCGCCTCCCTGCGTGAGGACCGGCGGGCCGCCGCCGCCATGCAGCAGGCCGTCGAGCTGCTCGACGAGGTCGCGGATCCTGTGCTGCGGGCGCGGCTGCAAGCTGGTTTGATCATGAAACTGTCCGGGGCCGAGCTGCCCCAGTAG
- a CDS encoding DUF2277 domain-containing protein: MCRSIKTLRPPAIPEKATEEEIRAAALQYVRKVSGFRAPAAHNQEVFEAAVEAIAEATRDLLDGLQVRGAVAATATAAVTA; the protein is encoded by the coding sequence ATGTGCCGTTCCATCAAGACTCTGCGCCCGCCCGCCATCCCCGAGAAGGCCACCGAGGAGGAGATCCGCGCCGCCGCGCTGCAGTACGTACGGAAGGTGTCCGGGTTCCGGGCGCCCGCCGCGCACAATCAGGAGGTCTTCGAGGCCGCCGTGGAGGCGATTGCCGAGGCGACGCGGGACCTGCTGGACGGGCTGCAGGTCAGAGGCGCGGTGGCGGCCACCGCCACCGCCGCCGTCACCGCCTAG
- a CDS encoding DedA family protein, whose translation MFETLGSLTTSPWIYAVVALSVVLDVFLPVLPSGVLVITAAAAAAAAGAAGPVPVPAQVPDILALLVIAATSSVLGDMAAFRLARRGGARLDRAIARSRRLTQAQEHLGAALARGGGALVVIARFAPAGRSVVSLGAGKTHRKLMEFLPWSVLAGMAWAGYSVALGYFGTQWLGAAWLGTAVSVIALFAAGALAAFVVRRPAPTAA comes from the coding sequence TTGTTTGAGACTCTGGGGTCGCTGACCACGAGCCCATGGATCTACGCCGTGGTGGCGCTGTCCGTCGTGCTCGACGTCTTCCTGCCGGTGCTGCCGAGCGGGGTTCTGGTGATCACTGCTGCGGCGGCTGCGGCAGCCGCCGGGGCGGCCGGGCCGGTGCCGGTTCCGGCGCAGGTGCCGGACATCCTGGCGCTGCTGGTCATCGCCGCGACCTCGTCGGTACTGGGTGACATGGCCGCGTTCCGGCTGGCCCGGCGCGGCGGGGCCCGGCTGGACCGCGCCATCGCCCGGTCCCGCCGCCTCACCCAGGCCCAGGAACACCTGGGCGCGGCCCTGGCCCGCGGCGGCGGCGCCCTCGTGGTGATCGCGCGCTTCGCCCCGGCCGGCCGCTCGGTGGTCTCCCTGGGTGCGGGCAAGACCCACCGCAAGCTCATGGAGTTCCTGCCCTGGTCTGTGCTGGCCGGCATGGCCTGGGCCGGGTACAGCGTGGCCCTGGGCTACTTCGGCACCCAGTGGCTCGGCGCCGCCTGGCTCGGCACGGCGGTCTCCGTGATCGCCCTCTTCGCCGCGGGGGCCCTGGCGGCCTTCGTCGTCCGCCGCCCCGCCCCGACAGCGGCGTAG
- a CDS encoding DUF7800 domain-containing protein gives MAGLRLGPLLRYVDWDTGGSATIWVEADRPCTAEVRCADGAAGSVRTFQVAGHHYALVPVTGLTPGSTTAYEVLLDGVQVWPPAGTAFPPSTITTPAVAAAGRPAPGLRVTFGSCRQAAPPAGRHGPHGPDALDTLAARLAADPDEVRPDVLLLLGDQVYADQLSRETRQWIAARRDLRDAPGAQVADYEEYTRLYYESWLDPKIRWLLSTVPSLQIFDDHDVVDDWNTSAAWLAQMRATPWWQERVLSGLMSYWVYQHLGNLSPAELAADPLYEAVRKTPDGTDALRAFAAAADADPGSVRWSYRRDFGRSRLLMVDTRAARVLAEDGRAMLDPAEQQWLRDNALAGHGGYDHLLIGSSLPWLMPPLIHDAEVWNAALCRGERGSRWARIGEDLRRRSDLEHWAAFPASFAVLSDLIEEVGTGPRAPATVCVLSGDVHHAYVAEPRIPSTARVFQLTCSPVHNSIHTVVKWGFRLGWSRAGRWLGRGFSRHGRTGRPPLSWRRTGGPWFGNQLMTLALAGRSARLRLDQAHKAGKGQQRARLVTVLDRELTAAD, from the coding sequence ATGGCCGGATTGCGTCTGGGGCCGCTGCTTCGCTATGTCGACTGGGACACGGGCGGTTCGGCCACGATATGGGTCGAGGCCGACCGCCCGTGCACGGCCGAAGTGCGCTGCGCCGACGGGGCCGCCGGCAGCGTGCGCACCTTCCAGGTCGCCGGGCACCACTACGCCCTGGTGCCCGTGACCGGCCTGACCCCGGGGAGCACCACGGCGTACGAGGTGCTGCTCGACGGCGTGCAGGTCTGGCCGCCGGCGGGCACGGCCTTCCCGCCGAGCACGATCACCACGCCCGCCGTCGCGGCGGCCGGGCGGCCGGCCCCGGGGCTGCGGGTGACGTTCGGGTCCTGCCGGCAGGCCGCGCCGCCGGCCGGCCGGCACGGGCCGCACGGTCCGGATGCCCTGGACACCCTCGCGGCGCGGCTGGCCGCCGATCCGGACGAGGTGCGGCCGGATGTGCTGCTCCTGCTGGGCGACCAGGTGTACGCGGACCAGCTGTCCCGGGAGACCAGACAGTGGATCGCGGCCCGGCGGGATCTGCGGGATGCGCCCGGCGCGCAGGTCGCGGACTACGAGGAGTACACGCGGCTCTACTACGAGTCCTGGCTCGACCCGAAGATCCGCTGGCTGCTCTCCACCGTCCCCAGCCTGCAGATATTCGACGACCACGATGTCGTGGACGACTGGAACACCAGCGCGGCCTGGCTGGCGCAGATGCGGGCGACGCCGTGGTGGCAGGAGCGGGTGCTCAGCGGGCTGATGTCGTACTGGGTGTACCAGCACCTGGGGAATCTCTCGCCGGCCGAGCTCGCCGCCGACCCGCTGTACGAGGCCGTACGCAAGACCCCGGACGGTACGGATGCGCTGCGGGCCTTCGCCGCCGCGGCGGATGCCGATCCGGGCTCGGTGCGCTGGAGCTATCGGCGCGACTTCGGCCGGTCGCGGCTGCTCATGGTGGATACGCGGGCGGCGCGGGTGCTGGCCGAGGACGGGCGGGCCATGCTCGATCCGGCGGAGCAGCAGTGGCTCCGCGACAACGCCCTTGCCGGGCACGGCGGTTACGACCACCTCCTCATCGGTTCTTCGCTGCCGTGGCTGATGCCGCCGCTGATACATGACGCGGAGGTGTGGAATGCCGCGCTGTGCCGTGGTGAGCGGGGGTCGCGGTGGGCGCGGATCGGGGAGGATCTGCGGCGGCGCAGCGATCTGGAGCACTGGGCGGCGTTCCCGGCCTCGTTCGCGGTGCTCAGCGATCTGATCGAGGAGGTCGGGACGGGGCCGCGGGCGCCGGCGACGGTGTGCGTGCTGTCCGGGGACGTGCATCACGCGTACGTGGCCGAGCCCCGAATACCCAGTACGGCGCGGGTGTTCCAGTTGACGTGCTCGCCGGTGCACAACTCGATCCACACGGTGGTGAAGTGGGGCTTCCGGCTGGGCTGGTCGCGGGCGGGGCGGTGGCTGGGGCGCGGGTTCTCGCGGCACGGGCGGACGGGGCGTCCGCCACTGAGTTGGCGTCGTACGGGTGGGCCGTGGTTCGGGAACCAGCTGATGACGCTGGCGCTGGCGGGCCGGTCGGCCCGGCTGCGCCTGGACCAGGCGCACAAAGCCGGCAAGGGACAGCAGCGGGCCCGGCTGGTGACGGTGCTGGACCGCGAGCTGACGGCGGCGGACTGA
- a CDS encoding HNH endonuclease family protein, giving the protein MALKTPISTVYARRIGMFASAATLAALTSLVSAPAAQAAPPTPISAAAARSYLATVTPKTEGSLSGYSRSLFPHWSTVSGTCNTRETVLKRDGVNVVTDSACASVSGSWYSEYDGATWTAAGDLDIDHVVPLAEAWRSGASSWTTAQRQQFANDLTRPQLIAVTDNVNQAKGDLDPGKWLPPRTAYRCTYARMWVQVKQYWALSMDSGEKTALVNILNGC; this is encoded by the coding sequence ATGGCCCTCAAGACCCCCATATCCACTGTCTACGCGCGTCGAATCGGCATGTTCGCGTCAGCCGCCACGCTCGCCGCCCTCACCTCCCTCGTAAGCGCGCCCGCCGCCCAGGCCGCCCCGCCCACCCCCATCAGCGCCGCGGCCGCCCGCTCCTACCTCGCCACGGTCACCCCGAAGACCGAAGGCTCTCTCAGCGGCTACAGCCGCAGCCTCTTCCCGCACTGGAGCACCGTCTCCGGAACCTGCAACACCCGCGAGACGGTCCTCAAGCGCGACGGCGTCAACGTCGTCACCGACTCGGCCTGCGCTTCCGTGAGCGGCAGCTGGTACTCCGAGTACGACGGCGCCACCTGGACCGCCGCCGGCGACCTCGACATCGACCACGTCGTCCCGCTCGCCGAGGCCTGGCGCTCCGGGGCCAGCTCCTGGACCACCGCCCAGCGCCAGCAGTTCGCCAACGACCTCACCCGCCCGCAGCTCATCGCGGTCACCGACAACGTCAACCAGGCCAAGGGCGACCTCGACCCGGGCAAGTGGCTGCCGCCGCGGACCGCCTACCGCTGCACCTACGCCCGCATGTGGGTCCAGGTGAAGCAGTACTGGGCCCTGAGCATGGACTCCGGCGAGAAGACGGCCCTGGTGAACATCCTCAACGGCTGCTGA
- a CDS encoding TMEM165/GDT1 family protein, whose protein sequence is MFSSTFSITVTAIAFGVVFLAELPDKTALAGLMLGTRYRASYVFAGVAAAFAVHVALAIAAGSVLTLLPHRLVQGVVGVLFLAGAAMLLLKKSDGDEEVKAPADQSFWKVSGAGFMLILVAEFGDLTQIMTANLAARYDSPVSVGLGAVLALWAVAGIGILGGKTLMKYVPLRLITKVAAGVMAALAAFSLYEAIAG, encoded by the coding sequence GTGTTTAGCAGCACCTTCAGCATCACCGTCACGGCGATCGCCTTCGGAGTCGTCTTCCTCGCGGAACTCCCCGACAAGACCGCTCTCGCCGGCCTGATGCTCGGCACCCGCTACCGCGCCTCGTACGTCTTCGCCGGGGTCGCCGCCGCCTTCGCCGTACACGTCGCACTCGCCATCGCCGCAGGCAGCGTGCTCACCCTGCTCCCGCACCGGCTCGTCCAGGGCGTCGTCGGTGTCCTCTTCCTGGCGGGCGCGGCCATGCTGCTCCTGAAGAAGAGCGACGGGGACGAGGAGGTCAAGGCACCTGCCGACCAGTCCTTCTGGAAGGTCTCCGGGGCCGGATTCATGCTGATCCTCGTGGCCGAGTTCGGTGACCTGACCCAGATCATGACCGCCAACCTCGCGGCGCGCTACGACAGCCCCGTCTCGGTCGGCCTGGGCGCCGTCCTCGCCCTGTGGGCGGTCGCGGGCATCGGAATCCTGGGCGGGAAGACCCTCATGAAGTACGTGCCGCTGCGCCTGATCACGAAGGTCGCGGCGGGCGTGATGGCGGCGCTGGCCGCGTTCTCGCTGTACGAGGCCATCGCGGGCTGA
- a CDS encoding DinB family protein: MFVHPDEDIRTDGGFQGERAVLAGYLRDQRLTLELKCAGLDAEAMARRSVEPSNLSLLGLVRHLAGVEQYWFRQVMAGEDVRRHYRSAEDPAADFTEAVADPAVVADAWATWRAEITFAEQLVAEAPDLGVVGDGGGEPMELREVLVHMIEEYARHNGHADFLRERIDGRVGQ; the protein is encoded by the coding sequence ATGTTCGTCCACCCCGACGAGGACATCCGCACCGATGGCGGCTTCCAGGGCGAACGCGCCGTCCTCGCCGGTTACCTGCGCGACCAGCGGCTGACGCTGGAGCTGAAGTGCGCGGGACTCGACGCCGAGGCGATGGCCCGCCGCTCGGTGGAGCCGTCGAACCTCTCCCTGCTGGGGCTCGTACGGCACCTGGCGGGGGTGGAGCAGTACTGGTTCCGCCAGGTGATGGCGGGCGAGGACGTACGACGGCACTACCGCTCGGCGGAGGATCCCGCGGCGGACTTCACGGAGGCGGTGGCTGACCCGGCGGTGGTCGCGGACGCGTGGGCCACCTGGCGGGCCGAGATCACCTTCGCGGAACAGCTGGTGGCCGAAGCCCCGGACTTGGGTGTCGTGGGCGACGGCGGCGGAGAGCCGATGGAGCTCCGGGAGGTCCTGGTCCACATGATCGAGGAATACGCCCGCCACAACGGCCATGCCGATTTCCTGCGCGAGCGGATCGACGGGCGGGTGGGGCAGTAG
- a CDS encoding HAD-IA family hydrolase, whose translation MSASTTTAPAVLTAKALLLDMDGTIVNSDAVVERCWRDWAVSHGLDPQEALKVVHGRQGYATMAILLPERPMELNYAENTVMLARETADTDGVVPVGGAAEFMAAIGGLPHALVTSADAALATARMAAAALPMPAVRVTAESVGASKPDPEGFLKGAAELGVDPADCIVFEDSAAGIAAGLAAGMRVIGIGPRAAAHAPTAHVPDLTAIRVTTTPDGSIHLTLTPTPKA comes from the coding sequence ATGTCGGCCAGCACCACCACCGCACCCGCCGTCCTCACCGCCAAGGCCCTGCTCCTGGACATGGACGGCACCATCGTCAACTCCGACGCGGTGGTCGAGCGCTGCTGGCGCGACTGGGCGGTGTCCCACGGGCTGGATCCGCAGGAGGCCCTCAAGGTGGTTCACGGCCGCCAGGGCTACGCCACGATGGCCATCCTCCTGCCGGAGCGCCCGATGGAGCTCAATTACGCCGAGAACACCGTGATGCTCGCCCGCGAGACCGCCGACACCGACGGCGTGGTCCCGGTCGGCGGAGCCGCGGAGTTCATGGCGGCGATCGGCGGGCTGCCGCACGCCCTGGTCACCTCCGCCGACGCGGCCCTGGCCACGGCCCGGATGGCCGCCGCCGCCCTGCCGATGCCCGCGGTACGGGTCACGGCCGAGTCGGTCGGGGCCAGCAAGCCCGACCCCGAGGGCTTCCTCAAGGGCGCCGCCGAACTGGGCGTGGACCCCGCTGACTGCATCGTCTTCGAGGACTCCGCGGCAGGCATCGCCGCGGGCCTGGCTGCGGGCATGCGCGTGATCGGCATAGGCCCCCGCGCCGCGGCCCACGCCCCGACGGCCCACGTCCCCGACCTCACGGCGATCCGCGTGACGACCACCCCGGACGGCTCGATCCACCTGACGCTGACGCCGACGCCGAAGGCCTGA